In the genome of Thiomicrospira aerophila AL3, one region contains:
- a CDS encoding flagellar assembly protein T N-terminal domain-containing protein — translation MKNWQSAWLSVFILNLVLLFPMSSKAVNCDVRVTGLASTELGDQVYNRQMAIRNALEQAVMQAGVDIDLDQSLDMRQGLTQQQSRFRSRARVTSFELLSEELDAEAGVVRVVLSVCVEPITDQYSASSACALPLENSYQNRVAVLPPLVEFPDQARDIANLVLGLQTDILRKLNQQGWQNIAPYDVAQTLQPGLLITPNLSPDALLPIQEQTGAQYALFTVVRSLAAQNTDSRILNHIRRSYDFEVRPNHRFVELEWYLVDLDQQQIRHQQRAGHQFAGSARVGRDKPVGTAAFLATPTGKALDQVVNEQVESVMATLQCLALDVPVLEVRGEDVVVYLHQQSGVRVGDQLAWYSLEGAQVRFQGRVLGTDTLPAGFVEVVRLAGQFAVVRVVGQRDGARIALGDRLRSW, via the coding sequence ATGAAAAACTGGCAATCCGCTTGGCTTAGTGTTTTCATTTTAAATTTGGTTTTGTTGTTTCCCATGTCCTCCAAAGCGGTCAATTGTGATGTGAGGGTGACTGGGTTAGCCTCCACCGAGTTAGGTGATCAAGTTTATAATCGTCAGATGGCGATACGCAATGCTTTAGAGCAGGCGGTGATGCAGGCGGGGGTAGATATTGATTTGGATCAAAGCCTTGATATGCGTCAGGGTTTAACACAGCAACAAAGTCGTTTTCGAAGTCGGGCAAGAGTCACGAGTTTTGAATTGTTGAGTGAAGAGTTGGATGCCGAAGCAGGTGTGGTTAGGGTGGTTTTAAGTGTCTGTGTTGAGCCCATAACTGACCAGTACTCGGCAAGCAGTGCCTGTGCATTACCATTAGAAAATAGCTATCAAAACCGTGTTGCTGTTTTACCCCCTCTTGTTGAATTTCCAGATCAGGCTCGAGATATTGCTAATCTGGTGCTGGGCCTACAAACAGATATTCTCCGTAAACTTAATCAACAGGGTTGGCAAAATATCGCACCCTATGATGTTGCACAGACTTTACAACCAGGCCTGCTAATTACTCCTAATCTTTCGCCTGACGCCTTATTGCCGATTCAGGAGCAAACGGGTGCGCAGTATGCTTTGTTTACCGTGGTCAGATCCCTAGCCGCACAAAATACGGATTCTAGAATTTTGAATCATATCCGTCGTAGCTATGATTTTGAAGTACGTCCTAATCACCGCTTTGTTGAATTGGAATGGTATTTAGTTGATTTGGATCAGCAGCAAATTCGTCATCAGCAGCGCGCTGGCCATCAGTTTGCTGGGTCGGCACGGGTAGGGCGCGATAAACCTGTGGGCACGGCGGCATTTTTAGCGACACCGACAGGCAAGGCACTTGATCAAGTGGTTAATGAACAGGTTGAGAGTGTTATGGCGACACTGCAATGTTTAGCTTTAGATGTGCCGGTATTGGAAGTGCGTGGCGAGGATGTGGTGGTGTATTTGCATCAGCAGTCGGGTGTGCGTGTAGGCGACCAATTAGCATGGTATAGCCTAGAAGGTGCTCAGGTGCGTTTTCAGGGGCGTGTATTAGGGACTGATACTCTTCCAGCCGGGTTTGTTGAGGTGGTGCGATTAGCTGGGCAGTTTGCAGTGGTGCGCGTAGTAGGACAGCGCGATGGTGCTAGGATAGCTTTGGGGGATCGCCTACGCAGCTGGTAG